The following coding sequences lie in one Frigoribacterium sp. SL97 genomic window:
- a CDS encoding phosphodiesterase translates to MDLRTAEHPRPNHFILHLSDTHLVGGDRDLYGAVDSEARLRQIMDEIEASDGRPEAIVFTGDLADKGEPEAYRKLRALIEPVAERLGAQVIWAMGNHDDRSAFRSELFGQLPSQRPVDLVYDVNGLRVITLDTTVPGHHFGRLSGDQLDWLAEELSTDAPDGTIIAMHHPPVPSVQDLTALVELRDQAALAEVIEGSDVRSIIAGHLHYSTNATFAGVPVSVASATCYTQDLNVAGGGTRGRDGAQAFNLVHVYEGTVVHSVVPIGTYETVGEYVPADVVAERLAVAGVRIAPAAPRHRATDTAPVPVVPRDLALTGPIDTL, encoded by the coding sequence ATGGATCTCCGGACGGCCGAACACCCCAGGCCGAACCACTTCATCCTGCACCTCAGCGACACGCACCTCGTCGGCGGGGACCGCGACCTCTACGGCGCCGTCGACAGCGAGGCCCGGCTCCGTCAGATCATGGACGAGATCGAGGCGTCCGACGGGCGGCCCGAGGCCATCGTCTTCACGGGCGACCTCGCCGACAAGGGCGAGCCGGAGGCCTACCGCAAGCTCCGCGCCCTGATCGAGCCCGTCGCCGAGCGACTCGGAGCCCAGGTCATCTGGGCCATGGGCAACCACGACGACCGCAGCGCGTTCCGGTCCGAGCTCTTCGGGCAGCTGCCGTCGCAGCGACCCGTCGATCTCGTCTACGACGTCAACGGCCTGCGCGTCATCACCCTCGACACGACCGTGCCCGGCCACCACTTCGGCCGGCTCTCGGGTGACCAGCTCGACTGGCTCGCCGAGGAGCTCTCGACCGATGCCCCCGACGGCACCATCATCGCCATGCACCACCCGCCGGTCCCGAGCGTGCAGGACCTGACGGCCCTCGTCGAGCTGCGTGACCAGGCGGCCCTCGCCGAGGTGATCGAGGGCAGCGACGTCCGCTCCATCATCGCCGGGCACCTGCACTACTCGACCAACGCCACCTTCGCGGGCGTCCCCGTCTCGGTCGCGTCGGCCACCTGCTACACGCAGGACCTCAACGTCGCCGGCGGCGGAACCCGCGGCCGCGACGGTGCCCAGGCGTTCAACCTGGTGCACGTCTACGAGGGCACCGTCGTGCACTCGGTCGTGCCGATCGGCACCTACGAGACCGTGGGCGAGTACGTGCCGGCCGACGTGGTGGCCGAGCGGCTCGCCGTCGCTGGCGTGCGCATCGCCCCCGCCGCCCCCCGCCACCGCGCGACGGACACGGCACCGGTGCCCGTGGTGCCGCGTGACCTCGCGCTGACGGGGCCGATCGACACGCTCTGA
- a CDS encoding oxygenase MpaB family protein — protein sequence MRLPWTLHGSDVRRISDMAGESLLLAGGGRAILLQLANPGVGHGVAEHSDFVERPLSRLHGTMTYLYAIVFGTPSEVAHVRRVVGRAHRPVHDGGSSSVRYDAFDPDLQLWVAATLYDSAVQLFERVHGPIDPAHAETVYQDYALVGTSLQMPRELWPADAAAFRRYWDDAVAHLVVDDVTRRVAHELLHPTTGPWWLRAVMPLARLVTAGSLPDRVRDDFGLPWSPAVQRRYDRVMLVTAAVVPHLPPRLRHVLRDGYLRRLRAAMAAEARTPAHG from the coding sequence ATGCGACTGCCCTGGACCCTTCACGGCTCGGACGTGCGGCGCATCTCCGACATGGCGGGCGAGTCGCTGCTCCTGGCCGGTGGGGGCAGGGCGATCCTGCTGCAACTCGCGAACCCCGGGGTGGGGCACGGCGTCGCCGAGCACAGCGACTTCGTCGAGCGCCCGCTGTCGCGGCTGCACGGCACCATGACGTACCTCTACGCCATCGTCTTCGGCACCCCGTCCGAGGTGGCCCACGTCCGCCGGGTCGTCGGGCGGGCGCACCGTCCGGTGCACGACGGCGGGTCCTCGTCGGTGCGGTACGACGCGTTCGACCCCGATCTGCAGCTTTGGGTCGCTGCCACGCTCTACGACTCGGCCGTGCAGCTGTTCGAGCGGGTGCACGGGCCGATCGACCCGGCCCACGCCGAGACCGTCTACCAGGACTACGCCCTCGTCGGCACGTCGCTGCAGATGCCGCGAGAGTTGTGGCCGGCCGATGCAGCGGCGTTCCGGCGCTACTGGGACGACGCCGTCGCGCACCTCGTGGTGGACGACGTCACGCGTCGGGTCGCCCACGAGTTGTTGCACCCGACGACGGGGCCGTGGTGGTTGAGAGCGGTGATGCCGCTCGCCCGGCTCGTCACCGCGGGGTCGTTGCCGGATCGAGTCCGTGACGACTTCGGCCTGCCCTGGTCGCCGGCCGTCCAACGCCGCTACGACCGGGTGATGCTCGTCACGGCTGCGGTCGTCCCACATCTGCCACCGCGCCTCCGTCACGTCCTCCGCGACGGGTACCTGCGTAGGCTGCGTGCGGCCATGGCCGCCGAGGCCCGCACCCCCGCCCACGGCTGA
- a CDS encoding NUDIX hydrolase — protein sequence MATPDFVLSLREKIGTAPLWLAGVTAVVVRGDETLMVRRADTGAWTPVTGIVDPGEHPADAAVRETLEEADLHVVPERLASIGVTDEVVYPNGDRAQYLDHTFVMRYVSGEPSPADGENTEARWFRLDALPPMGPDMLSRLDAALSGEQAARFGTSPS from the coding sequence ATGGCCACCCCCGACTTCGTCCTGTCCCTGCGCGAGAAGATCGGCACGGCACCGCTGTGGCTCGCCGGCGTCACCGCGGTCGTGGTGCGCGGTGACGAGACGCTGATGGTGCGCCGAGCCGACACCGGCGCCTGGACGCCGGTGACGGGCATCGTCGACCCGGGCGAGCACCCCGCCGACGCCGCCGTCCGCGAGACCCTCGAGGAAGCCGACCTGCACGTCGTCCCCGAACGGCTGGCCTCGATCGGAGTGACCGACGAGGTCGTCTACCCGAACGGCGACCGCGCGCAGTACCTCGACCACACCTTCGTGATGCGCTACGTCTCGGGCGAGCCCTCCCCTGCGGACGGCGAGAACACCGAGGCCCGGTGGTTCCGGCTGGACGCCCTGCCGCCCATGGGCCCGGACATGCTCTCTCGTCTCGACGCCGCACTCTCGGGCGAACAAGCCGCCCGCTTCGGCACCTCGCCGAGCTGA
- a CDS encoding stealth family protein, protein MVGTSESPLLTPRHRAGGLDREDVVVRKGQFTLLNGHLTPQQSMIEDLLYIRRVLDAAQVPFLLVRGNDVRPVIAVDTVHRDRFTAAMVAASATEPFYAKPRKGQASLVVEGGLELETERVFRVYRPRVEPIGRLRYGAGTAVQVEFWIITDDEILAPTENALMRTELPRAEAVEQTVERYGIEWPTLEHMFDDHATDITFDIDIVFSWVDGNSIEYQRARAAQAKRHVVGEGDDSAARFRQIDELKYALRSVYMFAPWVRNIYIATDSPVPEWLGEHPRVRVVRSEEFFSDLSMLPTHNSQAVESQLHHIEGLSEHFLYSNDDMFFGRPVAPSMFFSPGSVTKFIEADTRIGLGHNNIDRSGFENAARVNRRLLQQRFGRVLTRHLEHTAAPLRRSVLFEMEHEFADEFAATAGSPFRAKENISVTNSLYHYYSLMTGRAIVQENAKVSYIDTTMVSGLASLSEVLKKRAFDFFCLNDGSFPEVTDDERTATVTDFLERYYPFPAPWEKDEMQRVALENAEQDRRALGAKAAQSGEATGSSSQRGLDGSD, encoded by the coding sequence ATGGTCGGCACGTCCGAGAGCCCTCTCCTGACCCCTCGTCACCGAGCCGGTGGTCTCGACCGAGAGGACGTCGTCGTCCGCAAGGGCCAGTTCACGCTCCTCAACGGTCACCTCACGCCCCAACAGTCGATGATCGAGGACCTGCTCTACATCCGGCGGGTGCTCGACGCCGCCCAGGTGCCCTTCCTGCTCGTGCGCGGAAACGACGTCCGCCCGGTGATCGCCGTCGACACCGTCCACCGTGACCGCTTTACCGCCGCCATGGTCGCGGCCTCGGCCACCGAGCCCTTCTACGCCAAGCCCCGCAAGGGTCAGGCGTCCCTCGTCGTCGAGGGCGGGCTCGAGCTCGAGACGGAGCGGGTCTTCCGTGTCTACCGGCCCCGCGTCGAACCCATCGGCCGCCTCCGCTACGGCGCGGGCACGGCCGTGCAGGTCGAGTTCTGGATCATCACCGACGACGAGATCCTCGCCCCGACCGAGAACGCACTCATGCGCACCGAACTGCCCCGTGCCGAGGCCGTCGAACAGACCGTCGAGCGGTACGGCATCGAGTGGCCCACCCTCGAGCACATGTTCGACGACCACGCCACCGACATCACCTTCGACATCGACATCGTCTTCTCGTGGGTCGACGGCAACTCCATCGAGTACCAACGTGCCCGGGCCGCCCAGGCAAAACGTCACGTGGTCGGCGAGGGCGACGACTCGGCGGCCCGGTTCCGTCAGATCGACGAGCTCAAGTACGCCCTGCGGTCGGTCTACATGTTCGCCCCGTGGGTCCGGAACATCTACATCGCGACCGACTCGCCCGTGCCCGAGTGGTTGGGCGAGCACCCCCGCGTCCGCGTCGTGCGCAGCGAGGAGTTCTTCAGCGACCTCTCGATGCTCCCGACGCACAACTCGCAGGCCGTCGAGTCCCAGCTGCACCACATCGAGGGTCTCAGCGAGCACTTCCTGTACTCGAACGACGACATGTTCTTCGGGCGACCCGTCGCGCCGAGCATGTTCTTCTCTCCGGGCTCCGTCACCAAGTTCATCGAGGCCGACACCCGCATCGGGCTCGGGCACAACAACATCGACCGCAGCGGGTTCGAGAACGCCGCGCGGGTCAACCGCCGCCTGCTGCAGCAGCGCTTCGGCCGCGTCCTCACCCGCCACCTCGAGCACACGGCCGCGCCGCTGCGCCGCAGCGTCCTGTTCGAGATGGAGCACGAGTTCGCCGACGAGTTCGCCGCCACCGCCGGCAGCCCCTTCCGTGCGAAGGAGAACATCTCGGTCACGAACTCGCTCTACCACTACTACTCGCTGATGACGGGTCGGGCGATCGTGCAGGAGAACGCGAAGGTCAGCTACATCGACACCACGATGGTGTCGGGCCTGGCGTCGTTGTCCGAGGTGCTGAAGAAACGCGCGTTCGACTTCTTCTGCCTCAACGACGGCAGCTTCCCCGAGGTCACCGACGACGAGCGGACCGCGACGGTCACGGACTTCCTCGAGCGGTACTACCCGTTCCCCGCACCGTGGGAGAAGGACGAGATGCAGCGCGTCGCCCTCGAGAACGCCGAGCAGGACAGGCGGGCACTCGGAGCCAAGGCGGCGCAGTCGGGCGAGGCGACCGGATCGTCGTCCCAGCGGGGGCTCGACGGGTCGGACTGA
- a CDS encoding DUF6804 family protein yields MPTPTAPAFTRPALAPGLIAAIALLAGTALLGSDVFTVFRYVVSIFALIVLVFAYRGRAWWALPLLAAVAVLWNPVFVVPVQPDLWQGLQFVAAALMIAVGVLVKVPTAAATTTGAAPVRGRR; encoded by the coding sequence GTGCCCACCCCCACCGCCCCCGCGTTCACGCGTCCGGCCCTGGCGCCCGGCCTGATCGCGGCCATCGCCCTGTTGGCCGGCACCGCGTTGCTCGGCTCGGACGTCTTCACCGTGTTCCGGTACGTGGTGTCGATCTTCGCCCTGATCGTCCTCGTCTTCGCCTACCGGGGGCGTGCCTGGTGGGCGCTGCCCCTGCTCGCCGCCGTGGCCGTCCTCTGGAACCCGGTGTTCGTGGTGCCCGTCCAGCCCGACCTCTGGCAAGGGTTGCAGTTCGTCGCCGCGGCGCTCATGATCGCCGTCGGGGTGCTCGTGAAGGTGCCGACCGCCGCCGCGACGACCACGGGGGCGGCCCCGGTCCGAGGCCGCCGCTGA
- a CDS encoding GDSL-type esterase/lipase family protein, which produces MTHRETVAFVGDSLTENGDWAAWLPDEQVVNLGVGGDTVAGLTERLHDVVAANPDSVVLMIGTNDFTARRSVEQVVRGIENLMVAMRRELPGTRLLLQSIAPRGAEFAPRLKDANRHLRQFSSTVRAQWLDLWPALADESGDALRPEFAADHVHLSDAGYQAWLSELQPALERLRDEPPMSRPISVLDVAYDIE; this is translated from the coding sequence ATGACACACCGAGAGACCGTCGCCTTCGTCGGCGACAGCTTGACCGAGAACGGCGACTGGGCGGCGTGGTTGCCCGACGAGCAGGTCGTCAACCTGGGCGTCGGGGGCGACACGGTCGCCGGCCTGACCGAACGGCTCCACGACGTCGTGGCCGCGAACCCCGACTCCGTCGTGCTCATGATCGGCACCAACGACTTCACCGCGCGACGCTCGGTCGAACAGGTGGTGCGCGGCATCGAGAACCTCATGGTGGCGATGCGTCGTGAACTGCCCGGCACGCGTCTGCTGTTGCAGTCGATCGCGCCGCGGGGGGCGGAGTTCGCACCCCGCCTCAAGGACGCCAACCGCCACCTCCGTCAGTTCTCCTCGACGGTCCGGGCGCAGTGGCTCGACCTCTGGCCCGCCCTCGCCGACGAATCCGGTGACGCGCTGCGACCCGAGTTCGCCGCCGACCACGTCCACCTCAGCGACGCCGGATACCAGGCCTGGTTGAGCGAACTGCAGCCGGCCCTCGAGCGCCTGCGTGACGAGCCGCCGATGAGCCGTCCGATCAGCGTCCTCGACGTCGCCTACGACATCGAGTAG
- a CDS encoding SDR family oxidoreductase encodes MSANTPDAEPSSAPVTSDTDHAVASRRVLVTGATGYIGGRLTPRLVAAGADVRVLVRSPEKLRDVPWSGDVEVVQGDLTDPETVRPAMEGVDVVYYLAHAMGGKGDFERAEADAAHTVADAARDAGVRRIVYLGGLHPEGDLSKHLQSRKDVGDVLLASGVPTVALQAGVVIGSGSASFEMVRHLTDVLPYMPAPKWVRNFIQPIAVRDVLHYLLGAADVPDDVNRTFDIGGPDVLRYGQMMNGYALEAGLKQRPIASLPVFTPWLASQWVNLVTPVPRALAVPIIASLQYDCVVREHDIDAVVPPPAEGLLPYRRAVRLALQREQDGDVETSWQDSSVAGAPSDLLPSDPDWSGHIVYTDDRQTDTSAPAAELWKVLESIGGENGWYSFPLAWSARGWMDRLVGGVGLRRGRRSATTLRVGDALDWWRVEKLDRGRLLRLRAEMKVPGGAWLELTVEPRRDGGSHYRQRAVFFPQGLGGRLYWFAILPFHGVIFSGMLRRITATAEREAAARATGERAAGAAGGATTDATAVA; translated from the coding sequence ATGTCAGCGAACACTCCCGACGCCGAGCCGTCGAGCGCCCCCGTCACGAGCGACACCGACCACGCCGTGGCCTCCCGCCGGGTGCTCGTGACCGGGGCGACCGGGTACATCGGCGGGCGGTTGACGCCGCGGCTCGTGGCCGCCGGGGCGGACGTGCGGGTGCTCGTGCGATCGCCCGAGAAGCTGCGCGACGTGCCCTGGTCCGGCGACGTCGAGGTGGTCCAGGGCGACCTGACCGACCCCGAGACGGTGCGTCCGGCCATGGAGGGCGTCGACGTCGTCTACTACCTCGCCCACGCGATGGGTGGCAAGGGCGACTTCGAGCGCGCCGAGGCCGACGCGGCGCACACCGTCGCCGACGCGGCGCGCGACGCGGGTGTCCGCCGGATCGTCTACCTCGGCGGACTGCACCCCGAGGGCGACCTGTCGAAGCACCTGCAGTCGCGCAAGGACGTCGGGGACGTCCTGCTGGCGAGCGGGGTCCCGACCGTCGCCCTGCAGGCCGGCGTCGTCATCGGGTCGGGCAGCGCCTCGTTCGAGATGGTGCGCCACCTGACGGACGTGCTGCCCTACATGCCGGCACCGAAGTGGGTCCGCAACTTCATCCAGCCGATCGCCGTGCGCGACGTGCTGCACTACCTGCTCGGGGCGGCCGACGTGCCCGACGACGTCAACCGCACCTTCGACATCGGTGGTCCCGACGTACTCCGGTACGGGCAGATGATGAACGGGTACGCCCTCGAGGCCGGCCTCAAGCAGCGGCCGATCGCGTCCCTCCCCGTCTTCACCCCGTGGCTCGCCTCGCAGTGGGTCAACCTCGTCACCCCCGTGCCCCGCGCCCTCGCCGTGCCGATCATCGCGTCGCTGCAGTACGACTGCGTCGTCCGCGAGCACGACATCGACGCCGTCGTGCCCCCGCCCGCCGAGGGGCTGCTGCCCTACCGTCGCGCCGTCCGCCTCGCCCTGCAGCGTGAACAGGACGGCGACGTCGAGACCAGCTGGCAGGACTCGTCGGTCGCCGGCGCGCCGAGCGACCTGCTGCCGAGCGACCCCGACTGGTCCGGGCACATCGTCTACACCGACGACCGGCAGACCGACACCTCCGCTCCGGCCGCCGAGCTCTGGAAGGTGCTCGAGAGCATCGGCGGCGAGAACGGGTGGTACTCGTTCCCGCTGGCGTGGTCGGCCCGCGGCTGGATGGACCGACTGGTCGGGGGAGTGGGCCTCCGTCGCGGCCGCCGCAGTGCGACCACCCTGCGCGTCGGGGACGCCCTCGACTGGTGGCGGGTCGAGAAGCTCGATCGCGGCCGCCTGCTGCGGCTCCGGGCCGAGATGAAGGTCCCCGGAGGCGCGTGGCTGGAACTCACGGTCGAGCCGCGTCGCGACGGCGGCTCGCACTACCGCCAACGCGCGGTGTTTTTTCCGCAGGGACTCGGCGGGCGCCTCTACTGGTTCGCGATCCTGCCGTTCCACGGCGTGATCTTCTCGGGCATGCTGCGGCGCATCACGGCGACGGCCGAGCGGGAGGCGGCCGCCCGGGCGACCGGCGAGCGGGCGGCCGGTGCCGCGGGCGGGGCCACGACCGACGCGACGGCCGTGGCGTGA
- the deoC gene encoding deoxyribose-phosphate aldolase → MTTQQLPTVSAVAGMIDHAILKPELTRAEVDAALDDAAANHVFSVCVRPSDIAHAVERLEGTGVLVGTVIGFPHGTTSTAAKAAESRQAIADGAAELDMVVNIGWLRSGMTDEVEADVRGVVEAAGDTLVKVILETAYLDDDQIVAGSTAAERAGAAFVKTSTGFAGGGATLPHLRLMREAVSDSVQVKPSGGVRGLDTVLEMLELGVTRFGTSASGTILADLAHRLETGRASGAGDDTTSY, encoded by the coding sequence ATGACTACCCAGCAGCTCCCCACCGTCTCCGCCGTCGCCGGCATGATCGACCACGCGATCCTCAAGCCCGAGCTCACCCGCGCCGAGGTCGACGCGGCCCTCGACGACGCCGCCGCGAACCACGTCTTCAGCGTCTGCGTCCGGCCCTCCGACATCGCGCACGCCGTCGAGCGCCTCGAGGGCACCGGCGTGCTCGTCGGCACCGTCATCGGCTTCCCCCACGGCACGACCTCGACGGCCGCCAAGGCCGCCGAGTCGCGCCAGGCGATCGCCGACGGCGCCGCCGAACTCGACATGGTCGTCAACATCGGCTGGCTGCGCAGCGGCATGACCGACGAGGTCGAGGCCGACGTGCGCGGCGTGGTCGAGGCGGCGGGCGACACGCTCGTCAAGGTCATCCTCGAGACGGCCTACCTCGACGACGACCAGATCGTCGCCGGTTCGACGGCCGCCGAGCGCGCCGGAGCCGCCTTCGTCAAGACGTCCACGGGCTTCGCCGGTGGCGGGGCGACGCTCCCGCACCTGCGCCTCATGCGCGAGGCCGTCTCCGACTCGGTGCAGGTCAAGCCCTCGGGCGGCGTGCGCGGCCTCGACACCGTGCTCGAGATGCTCGAGCTCGGCGTCACGCGCTTCGGCACGAGCGCCAGCGGCACGATCCTCGCCGACCTGGCGCACCGCCTCGAGACGGGCCGCGCCTCGGGCGCGGGCGACGACACGACGTCGTACTGA
- a CDS encoding bifunctional riboflavin kinase/FAD synthetase, protein MQFYDLVGDVPPDFGPSAVTIGKFDGVHVGHRAVIDMLEGVARDEGLVSTVVTFDRHPLAVLRPDDVPTALVSNRQKRELLDEAGVAATLMLTFDAELRALTPDEFVDRILVGALHARVVFVGDDFRFGVRGSGTVDTLRGLGASRGFRVVSIDDVRPSGGRRASSTWIRELMDAGDVREAGVLLGREPSVRGIVVHGEQRGRELGFPTANLARDSEGFVPADGVYAARVSVGDTLYPAAVSVGNNPTFEGVPAKQVEAHLLDVSLDLYGLEVTVHFVDWVRGNVRFEGLDALIAHIRADVVRTREILGLPTA, encoded by the coding sequence GTGCAGTTCTACGACCTGGTCGGCGACGTGCCGCCCGACTTCGGGCCGAGCGCCGTCACCATCGGCAAGTTCGACGGGGTCCACGTCGGGCACCGCGCCGTGATCGACATGCTCGAGGGGGTGGCGCGCGACGAGGGTCTCGTGTCCACCGTGGTCACGTTCGACCGGCACCCGTTGGCGGTCCTGCGACCCGACGACGTGCCGACGGCTCTCGTCAGCAACCGTCAGAAGCGCGAACTGCTCGACGAGGCCGGGGTCGCCGCGACCCTCATGCTCACCTTCGACGCCGAGCTGCGGGCGCTGACGCCCGACGAGTTCGTCGACCGCATCCTCGTCGGGGCCCTGCACGCCCGCGTCGTGTTCGTGGGTGACGACTTCCGGTTCGGCGTGCGCGGCAGCGGCACCGTCGACACCCTGCGCGGACTCGGTGCCTCGCGCGGGTTCCGGGTCGTGTCGATCGACGACGTGAGGCCGAGTGGCGGCCGCCGAGCCTCGTCCACCTGGATCCGCGAGCTGATGGACGCGGGTGACGTCCGTGAGGCCGGCGTCCTGCTCGGTCGCGAGCCGTCGGTGCGCGGCATCGTCGTCCACGGAGAACAGCGGGGCCGCGAGCTGGGGTTCCCGACGGCCAACCTGGCCCGCGACAGCGAGGGGTTCGTCCCGGCCGACGGCGTCTACGCCGCCCGGGTCTCGGTCGGCGACACGCTCTACCCGGCGGCCGTGTCGGTCGGCAACAACCCGACGTTCGAGGGGGTGCCGGCCAAGCAGGTCGAGGCGCACCTGCTCGACGTCTCGCTCGACCTCTACGGGCTCGAGGTCACCGTCCACTTCGTCGACTGGGTGCGCGGCAACGTGCGCTTCGAGGGGCTCGACGCCCTGATCGCGCACATCCGGGCCGACGTCGTCCGCACGCGCGAGATCCTGGGGCTGCCGACCGCCTGA
- the truB gene encoding tRNA pseudouridine(55) synthase TruB: MNSGLLLVDKPQGITSHDVVSRVRKAAGTRKVGHAGTLDPLATGLLVLGLNSSTRLLTFLVGLDKGYDATIRLGVSTTSDDSDGEVVSTTAAGDVTDDAVDAGIARLTGPISQVPTTVSAIKVDGRRAYDLARAGVEVELTARDVTISEFTVLERRDTVVDGVPVRDLDVRVSCSSGTYVRALARDLGADLGVGGHLTALRRTRVGPFDVTRASVLEGIDVAPALLPPVDVARTLFPEWSMTAAEAVDLGHGKRVAVELADTPGPVAAVTPTGALAGLVSVRGGAAKPIVNFPTDEVQA, translated from the coding sequence GTGAACAGCGGTCTCCTCCTCGTCGACAAGCCGCAGGGCATCACCAGCCACGACGTGGTCTCCCGTGTGCGGAAGGCCGCGGGCACGCGCAAGGTCGGCCACGCCGGCACGCTCGACCCGCTGGCCACGGGGTTGCTGGTCTTGGGCCTGAACTCGTCGACGCGCCTCCTGACCTTCCTGGTCGGCCTCGACAAGGGCTACGACGCCACCATCCGCCTCGGCGTCTCCACCACCAGCGACGACAGCGACGGCGAGGTCGTCTCGACGACCGCGGCCGGAGACGTCACCGACGACGCCGTCGACGCCGGCATCGCGCGACTGACCGGGCCGATCAGCCAGGTGCCCACCACGGTCAGCGCGATCAAGGTCGACGGCCGTCGCGCCTACGACCTCGCCCGTGCCGGGGTCGAGGTCGAGTTGACGGCCCGCGACGTGACGATCTCCGAGTTCACCGTGCTCGAGCGACGCGACACCGTCGTCGACGGTGTGCCCGTGCGCGACCTCGACGTGCGGGTCTCGTGTTCGTCCGGCACCTACGTCCGGGCCCTCGCCCGCGACCTCGGAGCCGACCTCGGCGTCGGGGGACACCTGACCGCACTGCGTCGGACGCGGGTCGGGCCGTTCGACGTGACCCGCGCCTCCGTCCTCGAGGGCATCGACGTCGCCCCGGCGCTGCTCCCTCCCGTCGACGTCGCCCGTACCCTCTTCCCCGAGTGGTCGATGACCGCTGCCGAGGCCGTCGACCTCGGGCACGGCAAGCGCGTGGCCGTCGAGCTGGCCGACACCCCGGGGCCCGTCGCCGCGGTCACCCCGACGGGCGCCCTCGCCGGCCTGGTCTCGGTGCGGGGCGGGGCCGCCAAGCCCATCGTGAACTTCCCGACCGACGAGGTGCAGGCATGA
- a CDS encoding A/G-specific adenine glycosylase, translated as MSISPAVAAWFRENGRDLPWRRPGFTAWGTLVSEIMLQQTPVARVVPRLEQWLDRWPTPRDLAASPASEAVRAWERLGYPRRALALHAAAVAITERHHGVVPEDVPSLLALPGIGDYTARAVAVFAYGHRHPVVDTNVRRVLARAVEGLAEPWAPKASRDLPLMESQLPDDLEEARVTNAGVMELGALVCTARSPKCDVCPLVDRCAWVLAGRPAHTGPRLRTQARFEGSDRQVRGLILAELRASDVPVTAAEIATVWPDDVQRARALAGLLRDGLATGSPDEGYRLPD; from the coding sequence GTGAGCATCTCCCCCGCCGTGGCCGCCTGGTTCCGCGAGAACGGTCGCGACCTCCCGTGGCGGCGTCCCGGCTTCACGGCCTGGGGCACGCTGGTCAGCGAGATCATGCTCCAGCAGACCCCCGTGGCCCGCGTCGTGCCACGACTCGAGCAGTGGCTCGACCGCTGGCCCACACCACGCGACCTGGCGGCGTCACCGGCCTCCGAGGCCGTGCGCGCCTGGGAACGCCTCGGCTACCCGCGTCGGGCCCTGGCCCTCCACGCCGCCGCCGTCGCCATCACCGAGCGACACCACGGGGTCGTGCCGGAGGACGTCCCCTCGCTCCTGGCCCTGCCCGGGATCGGCGACTACACCGCACGGGCCGTCGCGGTCTTCGCCTACGGCCACCGGCACCCCGTCGTCGACACGAACGTCCGCCGGGTCCTGGCCCGTGCGGTCGAGGGACTCGCCGAACCGTGGGCGCCGAAGGCCTCGCGGGACCTCCCCCTGATGGAGTCGCAGCTGCCCGACGACCTCGAGGAGGCGCGGGTCACGAACGCGGGCGTCATGGAGTTGGGTGCCCTGGTCTGCACGGCGCGGTCACCGAAGTGCGACGTCTGCCCGCTGGTCGATCGGTGCGCGTGGGTGCTGGCGGGTCGTCCTGCGCACACCGGGCCGCGCCTCCGGACCCAGGCCCGCTTCGAGGGATCGGACCGCCAGGTGCGCGGATTGATCCTGGCCGAGCTGCGGGCCAGCGACGTCCCCGTCACGGCGGCCGAGATCGCGACCGTCTGGCCGGACGACGTGCAACGCGCGAGAGCCCTCGCCGGGCTGCTCCGTGACGGTCTGGCCACGGGGTCGCCCGACGAGGGCTATCGCCTGCCCGACTGA